A window of the Streptococcus sp. 116-D4 genome harbors these coding sequences:
- the grpE gene encoding nucleotide exchange factor GrpE, with product MAQDKKNEEVEEVQEEEVVETAEETTPEKSELDLANERADEFENKYLRAHAEMQNIQRRANEERQNLQRYRSQDLAKAILPSLDNLERALAVEGLTDDVKKGLEMVQESLVHALKEEGIEEIAADGGFDHNYHMAIQTLPADDEHPADTIAQVFQKGYKLHDRILRPAMVVVYN from the coding sequence ATGGCCCAAGATAAAAAAAATGAAGAAGTAGAAGAAGTTCAAGAAGAGGAAGTTGTGGAAACAGCTGAAGAAACAACTCCTGAGAAGTCTGAGTTGGACTTGGCAAATGAACGTGCGGATGAGTTCGAAAATAAATACCTTCGCGCTCATGCAGAAATGCAAAATATCCAACGCCGTGCCAATGAAGAGCGTCAAAACTTGCAACGTTATCGTAGCCAGGACTTGGCAAAAGCGATTCTCCCTTCTTTGGATAACCTTGAGCGTGCACTCGCAGTTGAAGGTTTGACAGACGATGTCAAAAAAGGATTGGAAATGGTGCAAGAAAGCTTGGTTCATGCTTTGAAAGAAGAAGGAATCGAAGAAATCGCAGCTGATGGCGGATTTGACCATAACTACCATATGGCCATCCAAACTCTCCCGGCAGACGATGAACACCCAGCAGATACCATCGCTCAAGTCTTCCAAAAAGGCTATAAACTCCATGACCGCATCCTACGCCCAGCAATGGTAGTTGTTTATAACTAG
- the dnaK gene encoding molecular chaperone DnaK, whose protein sequence is MSKIIGIDLGTTNSAVAVLEGTESKIIANPEGNRTTPSVVSFKNGEIIVGDAAKRQAVTNPDTVISIKSKMGTSEKVSANGKEYTPQEISAMILQYLKGYAEDYLGEKVTKAVITVPAYFNDAQRQATKDAGKIAGLEVERIVNEPTAAALAYGLDKTDKEEKILVFDLGGGTFDVSILELGDGVFDVLSTAGDNKLGGDDFDQKIIDHLVAEFKKENGIDLSTDKMAMQRLKDAAEKAKKDLSGVTSTQISLPFITAGEAGPLHLEMTLTRAKFDDLTRDLVERTKTPVRQALSDAGLSLSEIDEVILVGGSTRIPAVVEAVKAETGKEPNKSVNPDEVVAMGAAIQGGVITGDVKDVVLLDVTPLSLGIETMGGVFTKLIDRNTTIPTSKSQVFSTAADNQPAVDIHVLQGERPMAADNKTLGRFQLTDIPAAPRGIPQIEVTFDIDKNGIVSVKAKDLGTQKEQTIVIQSNSGLTDEEIDRMMKDAEANAEADKKRKEEVDLRNEVDQAIFATEKTIKETEGKGFDAERDAAQAALDDLKKAQEDNNLDDMKAKLEALNEKAQGLAVKLYEQAAAAQQAQAGAEGEQATGNAGDDVVDGEFTEK, encoded by the coding sequence ATGTCTAAAATTATCGGTATTGACTTAGGTACAACAAACTCAGCAGTAGCAGTTCTTGAAGGAACTGAAAGCAAAATCATCGCAAACCCAGAAGGGAACCGTACAACTCCATCTGTAGTCTCATTCAAAAATGGTGAAATCATCGTTGGTGATGCTGCAAAACGTCAAGCAGTCACAAACCCAGATACAGTTATCTCTATCAAATCTAAGATGGGAACTTCTGAAAAAGTTTCTGCAAACGGAAAAGAATACACTCCACAAGAAATCTCAGCTATGATCCTTCAATACTTGAAAGGCTACGCGGAAGACTATCTTGGTGAAAAAGTAACGAAAGCAGTTATCACAGTTCCAGCTTACTTCAACGATGCTCAACGTCAAGCAACAAAAGACGCTGGTAAAATCGCTGGCCTTGAAGTAGAACGTATCGTCAACGAACCAACAGCAGCAGCCCTTGCTTACGGTTTGGACAAGACTGATAAAGAAGAAAAAATCTTGGTATTTGACCTTGGTGGTGGGACATTCGACGTCTCTATCCTTGAATTGGGTGACGGTGTCTTCGACGTATTGTCAACTGCAGGGGACAACAAACTTGGTGGTGACGACTTTGACCAAAAAATCATTGACCACTTGGTAGCAGAATTCAAGAAAGAAAACGGCATTGACTTGTCTACTGACAAGATGGCAATGCAACGTTTGAAAGATGCAGCTGAAAAAGCGAAGAAAGACCTTTCTGGTGTCACTTCAACACAAATCAGCTTGCCATTTATCACTGCTGGTGAGGCTGGACCTCTTCACTTGGAAATGACTTTGACTCGTGCTAAATTCGACGATTTGACTCGTGACCTTGTAGAACGTACAAAAACTCCAGTTCGCCAAGCCCTTTCAGATGCAGGTTTGAGCTTGTCAGAAATCGACGAAGTCATCCTTGTTGGTGGTTCAACCCGTATCCCTGCCGTTGTTGAAGCTGTTAAAGCTGAAACTGGTAAAGAACCAAACAAATCAGTGAACCCTGACGAAGTAGTGGCTATGGGTGCTGCAATCCAAGGTGGTGTGATCACTGGTGATGTGAAAGACGTTGTCCTTCTTGACGTAACGCCATTGTCACTTGGTATCGAAACAATGGGTGGAGTCTTTACAAAACTCATCGACCGCAACACAACCATTCCAACATCTAAATCACAAGTCTTCTCAACTGCAGCAGACAACCAACCAGCCGTTGATATCCACGTTCTTCAAGGTGAACGCCCAATGGCAGCAGATAACAAGACTCTTGGACGCTTCCAATTGACAGATATCCCAGCTGCACCTCGTGGTATCCCACAAATCGAAGTAACATTTGATATCGACAAGAACGGTATCGTGTCTGTTAAGGCCAAAGACCTTGGAACTCAAAAAGAACAAACAATTGTTATCCAATCTAACTCAGGCTTGACGGACGAAGAAATCGACCGCATGATGAAAGATGCAGAAGCAAACGCTGAAGCAGATAAGAAACGTAAAGAAGAAGTTGACCTTCGTAACGAAGTAGACCAAGCTATCTTTGCGACTGAAAAGACAATCAAAGAAACGGAAGGCAAAGGCTTCGATGCAGAACGTGATGCTGCCCAAGCTGCCCTTGATGACCTTAAGAAAGCGCAAGAAGACAACAACTTGGACGACATGAAAGCAAAACTTGAAGCGTTGAACGAAAAAGCTCAAGGACTTGCTGTGAAACTTTACGAACAAGCCGCAGCAGCGCAACAAGCTCAAGCAGGAGCAGAAGGCGAACAAGCAACAGGAAACGCAGGCGATGACGTCGTAGACGGAGAGTTTACTGAAAAATAA
- the dnaJ gene encoding molecular chaperone DnaJ: protein MNNTEFYDRLGVSKNASADEIKKAYRKLSKKYHPDINKEPGAEEKYKEVQEAYETLSDDQKRAAYDQYGAAGANGGFGGAGGFGGFDGAGGFGGFEDIFSSFFGGGGASRNPNAPRQGDDLQYRVNLTFEEAIFGTEKEVKYNREASCSTCNGSGAKPGTSPVTCGRCHGAGVINVDTQTPLGMMRRQVTCDVCHGRGKEIKDPCTTCHGTGHEKQAHSVHVKIPAGVETGQQIRLAGQGEAGFNGGPYGDLYVVVSVEASDKFEREGTTIFYNLNLNFVQAALGDTVDIPTVHGDVELVIPEGTQTGKKFRLRGKGAPSLRGGAVGDQYVTVNVVTPTGLNDRQKAALKEFAAAGDLKVNPKKKGFFDHIKDAFEGE, encoded by the coding sequence ATGAATAATACTGAATTTTATGATCGTCTGGGGGTGTCAAAAAACGCTTCGGCAGACGAGATCAAAAAGGCTTATCGTAAGCTTTCAAAGAAATACCACCCAGATATCAACAAGGAGCCTGGTGCTGAGGAAAAGTACAAGGAAGTTCAAGAAGCTTATGAGACCTTGAGTGATGACCAGAAGCGTGCTGCCTATGACCAATATGGTGCTGCGGGTGCCAATGGTGGCTTTGGTGGTGCTGGTGGTTTTGGCGGATTTGACGGAGCAGGTGGCTTCGGTGGTTTTGAAGATATCTTCTCAAGTTTTTTCGGAGGAGGCGGAGCTTCGCGCAATCCAAACGCTCCTCGTCAAGGAGATGACCTCCAGTATCGTGTGAATTTGACTTTTGAAGAAGCCATCTTCGGAACGGAAAAAGAAGTCAAATACAACCGTGAAGCAAGCTGTAGTACATGTAATGGCTCTGGTGCTAAGCCAGGAACAAGTCCAGTCACTTGTGGACGCTGTCATGGCGCTGGTGTCATTAACGTCGATACGCAGACTCCGCTTGGTATGATGCGTCGTCAAGTAACCTGTGATGTCTGTCATGGTCGCGGAAAAGAAATCAAAGATCCATGTACAACCTGTCACGGAACAGGGCATGAAAAACAAGCCCATAGCGTACATGTCAAAATTCCTGCTGGTGTGGAAACAGGTCAACAAATTCGCTTAGCTGGTCAAGGTGAAGCTGGCTTTAACGGTGGACCTTATGGCGACTTGTATGTAGTAGTTTCTGTGGAAGCTAGCGACAAGTTTGAACGTGAAGGAACCACTATCTTCTACAATCTCAACCTCAACTTTGTCCAAGCAGCTCTTGGCGACACAGTAGATATCCCAACTGTTCACGGTGATGTTGAATTGGTTATTCCAGAGGGAACTCAGACTGGTAAGAAATTCCGTCTACGTGGCAAGGGAGCACCGAGCCTTCGTGGTGGTGCAGTTGGTGACCAATACGTTACTGTTAATGTCGTAACACCGACAGGATTGAACGACCGCCAAAAAGCAGCCTTGAAAGAATTTGCTGCTGCTGGTGATTTAAAAGTCAATCCAAAGAAAAAAGGTTTCTTTGACCATATTAAAGATGCCTTTGAAGGAGAATAA